In one window of Cynocephalus volans isolate mCynVol1 chromosome 6, mCynVol1.pri, whole genome shotgun sequence DNA:
- the TMEM219 gene encoding insulin-like growth factor-binding protein 3 receptor — MGNCQAGHNLHLCLTHHPPLVCATLILLLLGLSGLGLGGFLLTHRTGLRSPDIPQDWVSFFRSFGQLTLCPMNGTATGKWQESHVVGLLTTLNFRDGPDRNKTQTFQATVRGSQMGLKGSFAEKMVLITARVNKERTLGTCLYFSAAPGILPTSQPPISCSEEGAGNATLSPRMGEDCVRVWSHEGLVLTKLLTSEELALCGSRLLVLGSFLLLFCGLLCCVTAVCFHPRRESHWSRTRL; from the exons ATGGGCAACTGCCAGGCAGGGCACAACCTGCATCTATGTCTGACCCACCACCCACCTCTGGTCTGTGCCACCTTGATCCTGCTGCTTCTTGGCCTCTCTGGCCTGGGTCTTGGTGGCTTCCTCCTTACCCACAGGACTGGCCTGCGCAGCCCTGACATCCCTCAG GACTGGGTCTCCTTTTTTAGATCTTTTGGCCAGCTGACCCTGTGCCCCATGAATGGGACAGCCACAGGGAAGTGGCAAGAGTCTCACGTCGTGGGCTTACTGACCACCTTGAACTTCAGAGATGGTCCAGACAGGAACAAAACCCAGACATTCCAAGCCACAGTCCGGGGTAGTCAGATGGGACTGAAAG GATCCTTTGCTGAAAAGATGGTCCTCATCACAGCCAGGGTGAACAAAGAAAGGACCCTAGGAACCTGCCTATATTTTAGTGCTGCCCCAGGAATCCtgcctaccagccagccacccataTCCTGCTCCGAGGAGGGGGCAGGAAATGCCACACTGAGCCCTAGGATGGGTGAGGACTGTGTCAGGGTCTGGAGTCACGAAGGCCTTGTGCTTACCAAGCTGCTCACCTCG GAGGAGCTGGCTCTGTGTGGCTCCAGGCTGCTGGTCTTGGGCTCCTTCCTGCTTCTCTTCTGTGGCCTTCTCTGCTGTGTCACTGCTGTGTGCTTCCACCCACGCCGGGAATCCCACTGGTCTAGAACCCGGCTCTGA